The Hymenobacter baengnokdamensis genome includes a region encoding these proteins:
- a CDS encoding GEVED domain-containing protein, translating to MWAHSLAGLGLLLPALSLAQCPTAATCLPGKASSSLASAYGMGIYNVTLGSINNTTGGYADGYKDYSCGLGTTLTVSTPTAISIRNGTLVSENVRVWIDYNNDGAFGTGELAFSSDNKMLHTGTITPPASATLNTGLRMRVASDYSDTTIPTPCSTPQFSQDEDYTVTLVANTSKPTAAFTQDVTTTCSGTVQFTDLSANGPTSWAWDFGDATSSTGQNPRHTYAAAGTYQVKLTATNAAGSSTSAPTAITYNTSVPLPTASTCAGQNATLNCCNYGITRVQLNTIDNTSADGSAGYQDFTCPQRTNLMLGTRYTISITTGGTNAHDTRAWLDLNNDGTFSASEKVLEALNTASPRVTFTVPGTATLNQPLRLRIVADGVGTNPQPCVAPSLGQVEDYTITVVPNTAPPVAAFSSNYVAGTCVAANTYTFTDQSTGTPTSWRWTVSPAAGASFVNGTSSTSPNPQIAFSATGYYAVTLVATNSNGSSTSAPSSLLIQVPCLNYCASSGGYSGAPAASALWITNVSVSPVATGGTAFSNTTANSATGYTFFSNQSVPLQAGATQTILVTANQSYAHRTTIWIDYNHDGIFSNTTGATGEMVYNNLVNQALASVSVVVPSTIGTTRMRVEVVGNANTANPCAVSMGDAEVEDYPVNVTVLATQQAQALPALSVSPNPSPDGRLLVQVSDAGAAGSYDLEVTNVLGARLLTQALRLSPAAPASLDLGALPAGLYLLRLTNAQGQTALRRVVRQ from the coding sequence TTGTGGGCTCACTCTCTCGCCGGCCTGGGCCTGCTGCTGCCCGCCCTGAGCCTGGCGCAGTGCCCTACTGCCGCCACGTGCCTTCCCGGCAAGGCCAGCAGCTCGCTGGCTTCGGCCTACGGCATGGGCATTTATAACGTGACGCTGGGCAGCATCAACAATACGACCGGCGGCTATGCCGATGGCTATAAGGATTACAGCTGTGGCCTGGGTACTACCCTGACGGTGAGCACGCCCACGGCCATCAGCATCCGCAACGGCACGCTGGTGAGCGAGAACGTGCGGGTGTGGATTGACTACAATAACGATGGCGCATTTGGCACCGGCGAGCTGGCCTTCAGCTCCGACAACAAGATGCTGCACACCGGCACTATTACGCCGCCCGCCAGCGCTACGCTCAATACCGGACTACGTATGCGGGTAGCATCTGACTACTCGGATACTACCATACCTACGCCCTGCTCAACGCCTCAGTTTTCGCAGGATGAGGACTATACCGTGACGCTGGTGGCCAACACCAGCAAGCCCACGGCGGCCTTTACGCAGGATGTAACGACGACCTGCTCGGGCACGGTGCAGTTTACCGACTTATCGGCCAACGGCCCCACCAGCTGGGCCTGGGATTTTGGCGACGCCACCAGCAGCACCGGGCAGAACCCCCGGCATACGTACGCCGCCGCCGGCACCTACCAGGTGAAGCTGACGGCCACCAACGCGGCGGGCAGCAGCACGAGCGCCCCTACGGCTATTACCTACAATACGAGCGTGCCGCTACCAACCGCCAGCACCTGCGCCGGCCAGAACGCCACCCTCAACTGCTGCAACTACGGTATTACGCGGGTGCAGCTCAATACCATCGACAATACCTCGGCCGACGGCAGCGCGGGCTACCAGGACTTTACCTGCCCGCAGCGGACGAACCTGATGCTGGGCACGCGCTACACCATCAGTATCACGACCGGCGGCACCAACGCGCACGATACCCGCGCGTGGCTGGACCTGAATAACGACGGCACCTTCAGCGCCTCCGAAAAGGTGCTGGAAGCGCTGAACACGGCCAGCCCCCGTGTGACGTTTACGGTACCCGGCACGGCAACGCTCAACCAGCCGCTGCGCCTGCGGATTGTGGCCGATGGCGTGGGCACCAACCCGCAGCCCTGCGTGGCCCCGAGCCTGGGCCAGGTAGAAGATTATACCATCACGGTAGTGCCCAACACGGCGCCGCCGGTGGCGGCTTTTAGCTCCAACTACGTGGCCGGCACCTGCGTCGCGGCCAACACCTATACGTTTACCGACCAAAGCACTGGCACGCCTACCTCGTGGCGCTGGACGGTGAGCCCGGCCGCCGGGGCCTCGTTTGTGAACGGCACCAGCTCCACCTCGCCCAACCCGCAGATAGCGTTTAGCGCCACGGGCTACTACGCCGTTACGCTGGTGGCTACCAACAGCAACGGCAGCAGCACGTCGGCCCCCAGCAGCCTGCTTATTCAGGTACCCTGCCTGAATTACTGCGCTTCCAGCGGCGGGTACAGCGGAGCACCGGCCGCGAGTGCGCTCTGGATTACCAACGTGAGCGTGAGCCCGGTAGCCACGGGCGGCACGGCGTTTAGCAACACTACGGCCAACTCGGCTACGGGCTACACCTTTTTCAGCAACCAGAGCGTTCCGCTGCAGGCCGGCGCTACCCAGACTATTCTAGTGACTGCCAACCAGAGCTATGCGCACCGCACTACCATCTGGATTGACTATAATCACGATGGTATATTTTCGAATACCACCGGCGCTACGGGCGAGATGGTGTATAACAACCTGGTAAACCAGGCCCTCGCCTCGGTATCGGTAGTGGTGCCGAGCACTATTGGCACCACGCGCATGCGGGTCGAAGTAGTAGGCAACGCCAATACGGCCAACCCGTGCGCGGTGAGCATGGGCGATGCGGAAGTAGAAGACTATCCGGTAAATGTGACGGTGCTGGCCACCCAGCAGGCGCAGGCTCTGCCGGCGCTCAGCGTGAGCCCCAACCCGAGCCCCGATGGCCGCCTGCTGGTGCAGGTGAGCGACGCGGGCGCGGCCGGCAGCTACGACCTGGAGGTAACCAACGTGCTGGGGGCCCGGCTGCTGACCCAGGCGCTGCGCCTGAGCCCGGCGGCGCCCGCCAGCCTCGACCTCGGCGCCCTGCCGGCCGGCCTCTACCTGCTGCGCCTTACTAATGCCCAGGGCCAGACCGCGCTGCGCCGCGTGGTGCGCCAGTAA
- a CDS encoding T9SS type B sorting domain-containing protein, which produces MRSLLLRRLRLLPALVLALLALAAGPAQATHLLGGEMTYRYLDNNGPATAPVRYEITVTIYNNCGTTGNGQTPAAPNAFANVGIYDQATGTRVVLTALNSAFAATNSSPTDAGQTGMLKIPSTSLSGCLTPHTPSGCQITGVSQPFKLQKFIAVVSLPASIKGYYAVFTRSARNDDVTNLTNPGSQALTLYATLSPPLLPNRSPVFSDTAVAIICANDTTMLLNNAVDADGDRLVYSFGQPYGNVAAVNGELPTTSFTPPPPPVPYKAGYTAGTPFGTGTGNFASLNASTGIAKYGSTNVGGKYVVAVDVSEYRTINGREVLVGTTRRDLQLVVANCPPTVAPLLPSLATTPRSYSIEEGQALSIPLTVTQANNHPLVLTLNSVLLDGAGGFSTTFNGSTGSVAPGAATGTATATGTGSASGTFVYNSACGEARATPYDIALTVKDIGCAGKTAVDVIRITVTRPSGPTSISGDALVCSLNTVSTYTATGGTAPSVRWRAIGGTIVGSNTGHTVQVKWTTAGSGTVVAKGISSYGCPTDSLSQTVAVAPAGTLSVGGGLSICQGTSTTLTITGGTAPYTLSGGGITQSGSGPFTVSPAQTTTYTITGTATANGCAGTAQVTVAVVPLPAANVGAAARSTCSGSAITLGGTAVAGNTYSWSPAAGLSSSTVANPTLTLTNTTGSPIVATYTLTETSATGGCTATNSVAVTVNPAVVAVPGAGVTFCSGSSAQLGAPAVAGFTYSWSPATGLSSPTAANPTVTLTNATGAPVTQTYTLTVTNTATGCVGAATVAVTVNPLPTAVPGAGVTFCSGSSAQLGAPPVTGLTYSWSPATGLSSVTVANPTVTLTNATGAPLTQTYTLTVTNTATGCVGTAAVAVTVNPLPTAVPGAGVTTCSGVPVAIGGAPVAGLTYSWSPATGLSSPTVANPTVTLTNTTGTPITQTYTLTVTNTATSCASGASVVVTVNPAVVAVPGAGVAFCSGSSAQLGAPPVTGFAYSWSPATGLSSPTVANPTVTLTNTTGAPVTQTYTLTVTNTATGCVGTGTVAVTVNPLPVVAAGAAATICSGSSARLGAPAVTGFTYSWSPATGLSNPTAANPTVTLSNTTSVPLTQTYTLTVTNTATGCVNTGTVAVTVNPAATAAAGPAQAVCDKSTITLGTAALPGYTYRWTPAANLSSASVAQPVLTGVNTTNAPLVQKYVVLATTALGCSSKDSVLITINPRPVADTIVGPKSVCPTITGITYAIANPHSTTYQWVVAGGKITSPNGGTSITVDWGAAGTGSVKVTSTSALGCTSDVFTLPVIINQQLQTVKPSGPGSVCQADGPFAYATPAINGSSYAWQLFGSAKGTLVNTGNTTSISFSQPGIAKLVVTQTSNPAGGICRGVSDTLYITVKPSPSATLAIQGPARFCVSSGAVAYSLPGMAGSSYVFQLNGTTLPNTNGSVTIPAGTAVGTYTLTARETSAGSCAGPLYSKTIIIDPLPGALVINGPRFVCPAASTLTYTVPNATPGSTFQWTASGGTITSGQGTATIAVSFPAGSTTNKTLSVTESSQFGCAGAPVAITIVPDNAQAPQLALASVVPTDNTRVTLTFSVANPTTTPNTVRVLRRDAGSSGAFTQVGTVAATASTFVDATGNAAQTAYEYSLALTNGCGDELPAPASATTVLLKATASPGTGRSQGTADLSWSAYQGFVVAGYRLYRQDDGKGYNLVATLPAATLQYSAPNTGQGFNQCFRVVAFSGEATPRESNSNTACVDFANKTAFYNIITPNGDNKNDVLQIDNVQLYPGNTMTIFNRWGREVFSTTNYNNTSNAWGADPNISPGVYYYLFKLPDGTATKGWVEVVK; this is translated from the coding sequence ATGCGCTCACTTCTACTTCGCCGCTTGCGGCTGCTACCCGCTCTGGTACTGGCCCTGCTAGCGCTGGCGGCCGGCCCGGCGCAGGCTACTCACCTGCTGGGTGGCGAAATGACTTACCGCTACCTCGACAACAACGGACCTGCCACGGCGCCCGTGCGCTATGAGATAACCGTTACGATATATAACAACTGCGGCACCACCGGCAACGGCCAGACCCCGGCCGCGCCCAATGCGTTTGCCAATGTGGGCATCTACGACCAAGCCACCGGGACGCGGGTAGTGCTGACGGCTCTCAACTCGGCGTTTGCCGCTACCAACTCCTCCCCTACGGATGCCGGGCAGACGGGGATGCTGAAAATCCCTTCGACGTCCTTGTCAGGCTGCCTCACTCCCCACACGCCATCAGGCTGCCAGATTACGGGCGTATCGCAGCCGTTCAAGCTGCAAAAATTCATTGCGGTGGTGAGTCTGCCAGCCTCGATTAAGGGCTACTACGCCGTTTTTACGCGCAGCGCCCGCAACGACGACGTTACCAACCTGACTAATCCCGGCAGCCAGGCCCTGACGCTTTACGCGACGCTATCGCCGCCGCTACTGCCCAACCGGTCGCCGGTTTTTTCGGATACGGCCGTGGCCATTATCTGCGCCAACGATACGACCATGCTGCTCAACAACGCCGTGGATGCCGATGGCGACCGGCTGGTTTACTCCTTTGGCCAGCCCTATGGCAACGTAGCGGCCGTAAACGGGGAGCTGCCCACCACCAGCTTTACGCCGCCTCCGCCACCGGTACCCTACAAGGCCGGCTATACCGCAGGAACTCCCTTCGGCACCGGCACCGGCAATTTTGCCAGCCTTAATGCCAGCACGGGTATTGCCAAATATGGGTCGACAAACGTTGGGGGCAAGTATGTAGTAGCGGTTGATGTAAGCGAATACCGCACTATTAATGGCCGGGAAGTGCTCGTGGGCACCACCCGGCGCGACTTGCAGCTGGTAGTAGCCAACTGCCCGCCCACGGTGGCCCCGCTGCTGCCTTCGCTGGCTACCACGCCCCGCAGCTACAGCATCGAAGAAGGCCAGGCCCTCAGCATTCCGCTTACCGTGACGCAGGCCAACAACCACCCACTGGTGCTTACGCTCAACAGCGTCTTGCTCGACGGGGCCGGGGGCTTCAGTACCACGTTTAACGGCAGCACGGGCAGCGTGGCGCCGGGCGCCGCCACGGGCACGGCTACGGCTACGGGCACAGGCTCTGCCTCAGGCACTTTCGTCTATAACTCGGCCTGTGGCGAGGCCCGCGCCACCCCCTATGATATTGCCTTGACCGTCAAGGATATCGGTTGCGCCGGCAAGACAGCAGTCGATGTTATCCGCATCACGGTTACGCGGCCATCGGGGCCAACTTCCATTAGCGGCGATGCGCTGGTATGCAGCCTGAATACCGTGAGCACCTATACGGCCACCGGCGGCACTGCGCCTTCGGTACGCTGGCGGGCGATAGGCGGCACCATTGTGGGCAGTAATACGGGCCATACGGTGCAGGTAAAGTGGACCACGGCTGGCTCGGGCACGGTCGTGGCGAAAGGAATTTCCTCTTACGGCTGCCCTACCGACTCGCTGTCGCAGACCGTAGCCGTGGCGCCGGCCGGTACGCTTAGCGTGGGCGGGGGGCTCAGCATCTGCCAGGGCACCAGCACTACGCTTACCATAACGGGCGGTACCGCGCCCTATACCCTCTCGGGCGGCGGCATAACCCAGAGCGGCAGTGGTCCATTTACCGTAAGCCCTGCCCAGACGACTACTTATACCATCACTGGCACTGCTACTGCCAACGGCTGCGCAGGTACAGCTCAGGTAACCGTAGCGGTAGTGCCGCTACCGGCCGCCAACGTGGGCGCGGCTGCGCGCAGCACCTGCTCGGGGTCAGCTATTACGCTGGGAGGCACCGCCGTAGCGGGCAACACCTACAGCTGGAGCCCAGCAGCTGGCCTAAGCAGCTCCACGGTAGCAAACCCTACCCTGACGCTCACCAATACTACGGGCTCGCCCATCGTCGCTACCTACACGCTGACCGAAACCAGCGCTACCGGCGGCTGCACCGCAACCAACTCGGTAGCCGTAACGGTAAACCCGGCGGTGGTAGCCGTGCCGGGGGCGGGCGTCACGTTCTGCTCGGGCAGTTCGGCCCAGCTTGGGGCGCCGGCCGTGGCCGGCTTTACTTACAGCTGGAGCCCAGCTACAGGGCTAAGCAGCCCCACGGCCGCGAACCCAACCGTGACGCTGACCAACGCTACCGGCGCGCCTGTTACCCAGACGTATACCCTTACCGTCACTAATACTGCCACCGGCTGCGTCGGTGCCGCTACTGTAGCTGTAACGGTGAACCCACTGCCTACCGCGGTGCCGGGGGCGGGCGTCACGTTCTGCTCGGGCAGCTCGGCCCAGCTCGGAGCCCCGCCCGTGACTGGCTTGACGTATAGCTGGAGTCCGGCGACCGGGCTGAGCAGCGTCACGGTTGCCAACCCGACCGTGACGCTGACCAACGCTACCGGCGCGCCGCTTACTCAGACCTATACCCTTACTGTTACCAACACGGCCACTGGCTGTGTTGGTACCGCTGCTGTAGCCGTGACGGTAAACCCACTGCCGACGGCCGTACCGGGCGCTGGTGTTACAACATGCTCGGGCGTGCCGGTAGCCATCGGCGGGGCGCCGGTTGCTGGCCTGACGTATAGCTGGAGCCCGGCCACCGGGCTGAGCAGCCCGACCGTAGCCAACCCAACTGTAACGCTGACCAACACCACCGGTACGCCGATTACCCAGACCTATACCCTCACCGTTACCAATACCGCTACTAGCTGCGCCAGTGGGGCTTCAGTTGTAGTTACGGTAAACCCGGCGGTAGTAGCGGTGCCGGGCGCGGGCGTAGCGTTCTGCTCGGGCAGCTCGGCCCAGCTCGGGGCGCCGCCCGTGACTGGCTTTGCTTACAGCTGGAGTCCGGCCACGGGCCTGAGCAGCCCCACGGTTGCCAACCCGACCGTGACGCTGACCAACACTACCGGCGCGCCTGTTACCCAGACCTATACCCTTACTGTTACCAACACAGCCACCGGCTGCGTTGGCACTGGCACCGTAGCCGTGACGGTGAACCCACTGCCCGTAGTAGCAGCCGGAGCGGCGGCTACCATCTGCTCGGGCAGCTCGGCCCGGCTCGGCGCGCCGGCTGTAACAGGTTTTACCTACAGCTGGAGCCCGGCTACTGGCTTGAGTAATCCCACGGCGGCCAACCCGACCGTAACGCTGTCCAACACCACCAGCGTACCTCTTACTCAGACCTATACCCTTACTGTTACCAATACCGCCACCGGCTGCGTAAATACCGGCACAGTAGCTGTGACAGTCAACCCGGCCGCTACGGCGGCGGCTGGTCCGGCGCAGGCCGTGTGCGACAAATCGACCATCACGCTGGGTACGGCCGCCCTGCCCGGCTATACTTACCGCTGGACGCCGGCCGCCAACCTCAGCAGTGCCAGCGTGGCCCAGCCCGTGCTTACGGGGGTAAATACGACCAATGCCCCCCTTGTGCAGAAATACGTGGTGCTGGCAACTACGGCCCTGGGTTGCTCCAGCAAAGATTCGGTATTGATTACCATCAACCCCCGCCCGGTTGCCGATACCATCGTGGGCCCGAAATCAGTGTGCCCTACCATTACGGGTATCACGTATGCCATCGCTAACCCGCACAGCACCACGTATCAGTGGGTAGTAGCGGGTGGCAAAATCACCAGTCCCAACGGCGGCACTTCCATTACGGTAGACTGGGGCGCGGCGGGTACCGGCTCGGTGAAGGTGACCTCGACCAGCGCCCTGGGCTGCACCTCGGATGTGTTTACGCTGCCCGTTATTATCAACCAGCAGCTCCAGACGGTGAAGCCCAGCGGGCCCGGCAGCGTGTGCCAGGCCGACGGCCCCTTTGCCTACGCTACGCCCGCCATCAATGGCTCGTCGTATGCCTGGCAGCTGTTTGGCAGTGCCAAGGGTACGCTGGTCAATACGGGCAATACGACCAGCATCAGCTTTAGCCAGCCGGGTATTGCCAAGCTCGTTGTGACGCAGACCAGCAACCCCGCCGGCGGCATCTGCCGGGGAGTGAGCGATACGCTCTACATCACCGTGAAACCCTCGCCGTCGGCTACGCTGGCTATTCAGGGGCCGGCCCGCTTCTGCGTGAGCAGCGGGGCCGTTGCCTATTCGCTACCGGGCATGGCTGGGTCGAGCTACGTATTTCAGCTTAATGGCACTACCCTCCCCAACACGAATGGCAGCGTGACCATCCCGGCCGGCACAGCCGTGGGCACGTATACCCTCACGGCCCGCGAAACCAGCGCCGGCAGCTGCGCCGGGCCATTATATAGCAAAACCATTATAATTGACCCGCTGCCCGGCGCGCTCGTCATCAACGGGCCGCGCTTTGTGTGCCCGGCGGCCAGCACGCTCACGTATACTGTCCCGAACGCCACTCCCGGCTCTACTTTCCAGTGGACGGCCAGCGGCGGTACTATTACTTCGGGCCAGGGCACGGCTACTATTGCCGTGAGCTTCCCGGCCGGCAGCACGACCAACAAAACCCTGAGCGTAACCGAAAGCTCGCAGTTTGGCTGCGCCGGCGCGCCGGTGGCCATTACCATAGTGCCCGACAATGCCCAGGCTCCGCAGCTCGCGCTGGCCTCGGTAGTGCCGACCGACAATACCAGGGTAACGCTCACTTTCTCGGTAGCCAACCCCACTACTACGCCCAATACCGTGCGCGTGCTGCGCCGCGATGCCGGCAGCAGTGGGGCCTTTACGCAGGTCGGCACCGTCGCCGCCACGGCTTCCACCTTTGTCGATGCCACTGGCAACGCCGCCCAAACGGCCTATGAGTACAGCCTGGCGCTCACCAACGGCTGCGGCGATGAGCTGCCTGCGCCTGCCTCGGCTACTACGGTGCTGCTGAAAGCTACTGCCAGCCCCGGCACCGGCCGCAGCCAGGGCACCGCCGACCTTAGCTGGTCGGCCTACCAGGGCTTCGTGGTAGCGGGCTACCGCCTCTACCGCCAGGATGATGGCAAGGGCTATAACCTGGTTGCGACCCTACCAGCGGCCACGCTGCAATACAGCGCCCCCAATACCGGGCAGGGTTTCAACCAGTGCTTCCGGGTAGTGGCCTTCTCGGGCGAGGCTACCCCGCGCGAGTCGAATTCCAACACGGCCTGCGTTGATTTTGCCAATAAAACGGCGTTCTACAATATCATCACTCCCAATGGGGACAATAAGAACGACGTGCTCCAAATCGACAACGTGCAGCTGTACCCCGGCAACACCATGACCATCTTTAACCGCTGGGGCCGCGAGGTTTTTTCGACCACCAACTACAACAACACCAGCAATGCCTGGGGCGCCGACCCCAATATTAGCCCCGGGGTATATTACTACCTCTTCAAGCTGCCCGATGGCACCGCTACCAAAGGCTGGGTCGAGGTGGTTAAATAG
- the rlmD gene encoding 23S rRNA (uracil(1939)-C(5))-methyltransferase RlmD, translating into MPSKATKLANSIPPEALRNVEIQDMVAEGKCLVRIENLVIFVGQVAPGDVVDLRITKAHKRFMEAAPVHFHQYSALRATPFCQHFGTCGGCKWQHLSYDAQLQYKQQQVEDQLTRIGKVALPEVRRILPSPERLYYRNKLEYTFSGNGWLTETQIKDENAHYDRRVLGFHTPGRFDKILDVEHCWLQAEPSNEIRLFVRDYARQHRLPFGDMVKQTGLLRNLIIRTAESTQETMVILQCYHDDEALLPLLDAVYARFPQITSLNYVLNNKGNETFHDLEVVCYQGKPYIEEDMEGLRFRIGPKSFYQTNSAGAYNLYKVARDFAEIKPTDLVYDLYTGAGTIANFVARQARRVVGVEYVEQAVLDARVNSEINVVTNTEFFAGDMKDMLTEAFTSHHGHPDVIITDPPRAGMHEDVVKRLVALRAPRVVYISCNPATQARDLELLDEVYKVTRVQPVDMFPHTHHVENVVLLELK; encoded by the coding sequence ATGCCCAGCAAAGCCACCAAGCTCGCCAACTCCATCCCGCCCGAAGCCCTCCGCAACGTCGAAATCCAGGACATGGTCGCCGAAGGTAAATGCCTGGTGCGCATCGAAAATCTGGTGATATTCGTGGGCCAGGTGGCCCCCGGCGATGTGGTAGACCTGCGCATCACCAAAGCCCACAAGCGGTTTATGGAGGCCGCGCCGGTGCATTTTCATCAGTATTCCGCGCTGCGCGCTACGCCCTTCTGCCAGCATTTCGGCACCTGCGGGGGCTGCAAGTGGCAGCACCTCAGCTACGATGCCCAGCTGCAATACAAGCAGCAGCAGGTCGAAGACCAGCTCACCCGCATCGGCAAGGTGGCGCTGCCCGAAGTGCGCCGGATACTGCCCTCACCCGAGCGTCTCTACTACCGCAACAAGCTCGAATACACCTTCAGCGGCAACGGCTGGCTCACCGAAACCCAGATTAAGGATGAGAACGCGCACTACGACCGCCGCGTGCTGGGCTTCCACACGCCCGGCCGCTTCGATAAGATTCTGGACGTGGAGCACTGCTGGCTCCAGGCCGAGCCGAGCAACGAAATCCGGCTGTTTGTGCGCGACTATGCCCGCCAGCACCGCCTGCCCTTCGGCGACATGGTGAAGCAGACCGGCCTGCTGCGCAACCTCATCATCCGCACCGCCGAAAGCACCCAGGAAACGATGGTGATTTTGCAGTGCTACCACGATGATGAGGCGCTGCTGCCCCTGCTCGACGCGGTGTACGCCAGGTTTCCGCAGATAACCTCGCTCAACTACGTGCTCAACAACAAGGGCAACGAAACCTTCCACGACCTGGAAGTGGTGTGCTACCAGGGCAAGCCCTATATCGAGGAAGACATGGAAGGCCTGCGCTTCCGCATCGGCCCCAAGTCGTTTTACCAGACCAACTCGGCCGGCGCCTACAACCTCTACAAAGTGGCCCGCGACTTCGCCGAAATCAAGCCCACCGACCTCGTGTACGACCTCTACACGGGCGCCGGCACCATCGCCAATTTCGTGGCCCGCCAAGCGCGGCGCGTGGTCGGCGTCGAGTACGTGGAGCAGGCCGTGCTCGACGCCCGCGTGAACTCGGAAATCAACGTCGTGACCAACACCGAGTTTTTCGCCGGTGACATGAAGGATATGCTCACCGAAGCCTTCACCAGCCACCACGGCCACCCCGACGTCATCATTACCGACCCGCCCCGCGCCGGCATGCACGAAGACGTGGTGAAGCGCCTCGTGGCCCTGCGCGCGCCCCGCGTCGTTTACATCAGCTGTAACCCCGCCACCCAGGCGCGGGATTTAGAACTGCTGGATGAAGTGTATAAAGTAACCCGCGTGCAGCCGGTGGATATGTTCCCGCACACCCACCACGTGGAAAATGTGGTACTGCTGGAGTTGAAGTAG
- the thiL gene encoding thiamine-phosphate kinase: protein MADLTPLSQLGEFGLIRRLQRAITHTQASTILGIGDDAAILAPPAGQEVVVTTDLLVEGVHFDLSFSPLKHLGYKAVAVNVSDVAAMLATPTQLVVGLSLPSRFTVEAVEELYAGMRLACEAYGVDLVGGDTTSSRGGLVISITALGQVAAGQAVRRSGGKPTDILCVSGDLGGAYLGLQVLEREKQAFLADPETQPELENYEYIVNRQLKPEARLDIVHELRELGVQPTAMLDISDGLASEVLHLCAASGTGARVFSEYLPLANPTLEAAAEFNLDPIMCALNGGEDYELLFTIPVADHAKIKNHPDITVIGHLTEKNDAVNLITKSGQAVPLQAQGWEHF, encoded by the coding sequence ATGGCTGATTTAACGCCCCTTTCCCAGCTCGGCGAGTTTGGCCTCATCCGCCGCTTGCAGCGCGCTATTACGCATACCCAGGCCTCTACCATTCTCGGTATCGGCGACGATGCCGCCATTCTGGCCCCGCCGGCCGGGCAGGAGGTCGTCGTAACCACCGATTTGCTGGTCGAAGGCGTGCATTTCGACTTGTCCTTTTCGCCACTCAAACACCTGGGCTATAAAGCGGTGGCCGTCAACGTCTCCGACGTAGCCGCCATGCTGGCTACTCCCACCCAGCTCGTAGTGGGCCTGAGCCTGCCCAGCCGCTTCACCGTGGAGGCCGTGGAGGAGCTGTACGCCGGCATGCGCTTGGCCTGCGAGGCCTACGGCGTCGATTTGGTGGGCGGCGACACTACCAGCAGCCGGGGCGGACTGGTTATCAGCATTACGGCCCTGGGGCAGGTAGCGGCCGGGCAGGCCGTGCGCCGCTCGGGCGGCAAGCCCACCGACATTCTGTGCGTATCGGGCGACCTCGGCGGCGCTTACCTGGGCCTGCAAGTGCTGGAGCGCGAGAAGCAGGCTTTTCTGGCCGACCCCGAGACGCAGCCCGAATTAGAGAATTATGAATATATAGTAAATAGACAATTAAAGCCCGAGGCGCGGCTCGACATCGTGCACGAGCTGCGCGAGCTGGGCGTGCAGCCCACCGCCATGCTCGATATTTCCGACGGCCTGGCCTCGGAGGTGCTGCACTTGTGCGCAGCCAGCGGCACCGGGGCGCGGGTGTTCAGCGAGTATTTACCCCTGGCCAACCCTACGCTCGAAGCCGCCGCCGAATTCAACCTCGACCCCATTATGTGCGCGCTCAACGGGGGCGAAGATTATGAGCTGCTGTTTACCATCCCGGTTGCCGACCATGCCAAGATTAAAAACCACCCCGACATTACCGTCATTGGTCACCTTACGGAGAAAAACGACGCGGTGAATCTGATTACCAAATCGGGCCAGGCCGTGCCGCTGCAAGCGCAGGGCTGGGAGCATTTTTAA